In a genomic window of Thermosulfurimonas sp. F29:
- a CDS encoding glycosyltransferase family 2 protein, whose translation MSLDLTVSIVTYNDPPEIVEKALQSLLSSGLRLKVYLICNGNANSLPEIARDSRIIIRKSPSNQGYARGNNLVLREVLNNSPPPFHLVMNPDVYFGEGVLEELFDFMRENRDIGLVMPRVLYPDGRLQYLCKLLPSPLVLFLRRFPVNRKLREYFNRYYELRFADYNRIMEVPFLSGCFMFLRTRALKKVGLFDERFFLYFEDTDLSRRIWRAFRNVYYPLVHIYHIHRRASYRDPDILKVHLRSAIQYFNKWGWFIDPERWRINREVIKNLKTDSGSGD comes from the coding sequence ATGTCTCTGGACTTAACCGTATCCATCGTCACCTACAACGATCCGCCGGAAATAGTGGAAAAAGCCCTGCAGAGTCTTCTTTCTTCCGGACTCCGATTGAAAGTCTACCTGATCTGTAACGGCAATGCAAATAGTCTGCCCGAAATAGCCCGGGATTCGCGCATCATAATTCGTAAAAGTCCTTCCAATCAGGGATATGCCCGGGGCAACAACCTCGTGCTGCGCGAGGTCCTTAACAATTCCCCTCCTCCTTTTCACCTAGTCATGAATCCGGATGTTTATTTCGGCGAAGGAGTTCTGGAAGAACTGTTCGATTTCATGCGAGAAAACCGGGACATCGGTCTCGTGATGCCTCGGGTTTTATATCCGGACGGTCGCCTCCAGTACCTATGTAAGCTACTCCCTTCCCCCCTGGTGCTCTTTCTCCGGCGGTTTCCGGTGAATCGGAAGTTGCGGGAGTACTTCAATCGCTACTACGAACTTCGCTTTGCCGATTACAATCGAATCATGGAGGTTCCCTTTCTTTCCGGATGTTTCATGTTTTTGAGGACGCGAGCCCTAAAAAAGGTGGGCCTTTTCGACGAACGCTTTTTTCTGTACTTCGAGGATACGGATCTTTCCAGGCGGATATGGAGGGCCTTTCGAAATGTTTACTACCCTCTGGTGCACATTTATCACATACACCGCCGGGCCTCCTATCGGGATCCGGATATTCTAAAAGTTCATCTCCGTTCAGCGATACAATATTTTAATAAGTGGGGCTGGTTTATAGATCCGGAACGCTGGAGAATAAACCGGGAAGTAATAAAGAACCTGAAGACGGATTCGGGCAGCGGAGACTGA
- a CDS encoding prepilin-type N-terminal cleavage/methylation domain-containing protein, with protein sequence MEVIPGGRRGFTLIELLAALVLLALIVQTLQRAHFYFSRALKRGPSLSAILQAEGLRRELHNIYKGAVTFQGRRVQPFFLWTGDRLVFITTWASVPPVAICYFQRGRRWFFNEHPLKGSRIEGDPCEGSPKELALISLEVRSAGDREPVSEITPGVHGNFILHVEGTSLRREIAFSL encoded by the coding sequence GTGGAGGTTATCCCGGGGGGGCGGCGAGGTTTTACCCTCATAGAACTGCTTGCAGCCTTGGTTCTCCTGGCCCTGATCGTGCAAACGCTTCAGAGGGCGCATTTTTACTTTTCCCGGGCCCTGAAGCGAGGGCCTTCCCTTTCGGCCATCCTTCAGGCGGAGGGATTGCGACGCGAATTGCACAACATCTATAAGGGCGCGGTCACTTTTCAGGGGCGCAGGGTGCAGCCCTTTTTTCTCTGGACCGGAGACAGACTGGTTTTTATCACCACCTGGGCCTCCGTTCCTCCGGTAGCGATATGTTACTTCCAACGCGGCCGGCGGTGGTTTTTTAACGAACATCCCCTGAAGGGTTCCCGGATCGAGGGCGACCCCTGTGAAGGCTCTCCGAAGGAACTGGCTCTGATCTCCCTGGAGGTGCGGTCCGCCGGGGACAGAGAACCCGTCTCCGAAATCACCCCCGGCGTCCACGGAAATTTCATTCTCCATGTGGAAGGAACCTCCCTTCGGCGTGAAATTGCTTTTAGTTTATGA
- the rfbA gene encoding glucose-1-phosphate thymidylyltransferase RfbA yields MKAVILAGGRGTRLFPITVAVNKHLLPVYNKPMIYYPLSILMLMGLRDIIIVLNGEDLPAFKKLLGNGEHLGIRLKYVVQEAPLGLAHALKSTASLLEGQSVCLVLGDNIFFGHGLPALLKKARREVEEGGGAAIFVYQVHDPERYGVAEFDEKGRVLRLEEKPRRPSSNWAVVGLYFYDSQVWDFLRLLKPSPRGEYEITGINQIYLEKGLLKAYRLGRGFTWFDAGTPESFLEASEFVAVYEKRSGKMLACPEEIALANGWISSEEILSRCNMFGDGLYSQYLKRLIEEHTR; encoded by the coding sequence ATGAAGGCGGTAATTCTGGCGGGAGGCCGGGGAACCCGACTGTTCCCCATTACCGTGGCGGTAAACAAACACCTTCTTCCCGTCTATAACAAACCCATGATTTACTATCCCCTATCCATCCTCATGTTGATGGGATTGCGGGACATTATCATCGTCCTCAACGGTGAGGATCTTCCCGCTTTCAAGAAGCTTCTGGGAAACGGGGAACACCTGGGGATCCGCTTGAAATATGTGGTTCAGGAAGCCCCTCTGGGCCTGGCCCACGCCCTGAAAAGCACGGCCTCCCTCCTTGAAGGACAGTCCGTATGTCTGGTCCTGGGCGACAACATTTTCTTCGGTCACGGATTGCCCGCTCTCCTGAAAAAAGCACGTCGTGAGGTGGAGGAAGGGGGAGGGGCCGCCATTTTCGTTTATCAGGTTCACGATCCCGAGCGTTACGGTGTAGCGGAGTTTGACGAAAAGGGACGCGTTCTGCGCCTTGAGGAAAAACCTCGCCGCCCTTCTTCAAACTGGGCGGTGGTCGGGTTGTATTTCTATGACTCGCAGGTGTGGGACTTTCTCAGGCTACTCAAGCCCTCCCCTCGCGGAGAATACGAAATCACCGGTATAAATCAGATTTATCTTGAAAAGGGACTTCTTAAGGCCTATCGCCTGGGGCGCGGCTTCACCTGGTTCGACGCCGGAACTCCCGAGAGCTTTCTGGAAGCCTCGGAATTCGTAGCCGTTTACGAAAAGCGGTCCGGAAAGATGCTGGCCTGTCCGGAGGAAATCGCTCTGGCTAACGGCTGGATATCTTCCGAAGAGATCCTATCTCGATGCAACATGTTCGGGGATGGTCTCTATTCTCAATATCTCAAGAGGTTGATTGAAGAGCATACAAGATGA
- the glf gene encoding UDP-galactopyranose mutase, with amino-acid sequence MKTNVLVVGAGISGLTVARVLAEAGKRVVIVEKRFHLGGNCYDEYDKYGILIHRYGPHIFHTRYKEVWDFLSRFTRWRYYQHRVLARVEGRFVPFPISPLTLEALYGKRFSVEEFRAHLEEVKVPLTRPPQNSKEVIISQVGEDLYRTFFENYTKKQWGRSPEELLPEVCARIPVRFSRDTRYFDDPWQGIPLEGYTRMFERMVTHPNIALVLGVDYLRHREDFKAETIIYTGPLDAFFDYCFGPLPYRRLEFVFETHFRESFQPAAVVNYPNDYDFTRITEYKKLTGQKHPFTTISYEYPGETGVDCYPIPAPDYSELRQKYLDLARREKNVHFLGRLGTYRYLNMDQAVLEALELARNILGNHV; translated from the coding sequence ATGAAAACGAATGTGTTGGTAGTTGGGGCCGGCATTTCCGGCCTTACGGTGGCCCGGGTTTTAGCGGAGGCCGGCAAGCGCGTAGTGATTGTAGAAAAACGCTTCCACCTCGGTGGTAACTGTTACGACGAATACGATAAGTACGGCATTTTAATCCATCGTTACGGTCCCCACATTTTTCATACCCGTTACAAGGAGGTCTGGGACTTCCTTTCCCGTTTTACGCGCTGGCGTTATTATCAGCACCGGGTCCTAGCCCGGGTAGAAGGAAGATTTGTGCCCTTTCCTATTTCTCCTCTCACTCTGGAGGCACTTTACGGAAAAAGATTTTCCGTAGAAGAGTTTCGGGCCCATCTTGAAGAGGTCAAAGTTCCTCTAACACGGCCTCCGCAAAACTCTAAAGAAGTTATTATTTCTCAGGTGGGGGAGGACCTGTATCGGACTTTTTTTGAAAATTACACTAAAAAGCAGTGGGGACGGTCTCCTGAAGAACTTCTCCCGGAGGTATGCGCCCGTATCCCTGTTCGTTTTTCGCGTGATACACGCTATTTTGACGATCCATGGCAGGGAATCCCCCTGGAGGGATATACCAGAATGTTCGAAAGGATGGTGACTCACCCGAACATCGCTCTCGTTCTCGGAGTGGATTATCTTCGCCATCGCGAAGATTTTAAAGCCGAGACTATAATTTATACCGGACCTCTTGATGCTTTCTTTGACTATTGTTTTGGCCCCCTACCCTATCGCCGTCTCGAATTCGTTTTCGAAACGCATTTCCGAGAAAGCTTCCAGCCGGCCGCGGTAGTGAACTATCCCAACGACTACGATTTCACACGTATTACCGAATACAAAAAGCTCACCGGCCAAAAACATCCCTTCACCACCATTTCGTATGAATATCCCGGAGAAACCGGGGTGGATTGCTACCCGATCCCGGCTCCCGATTACTCCGAGTTGAGGCAAAAGTACCTGGATCTGGCGCGCCGGGAAAAGAATGTTCACTTCCTGGGACGGCTGGGCACCTACCGGTACCTCAATATGGATCAGGCGGTACTGGAAGCTCTAGAACTCGCTCGAAACATTCTCGGGAATCATGTCTAA
- a CDS encoding glycosyltransferase: MSKVAALVVTYNRLPLLRETIEALKNQTYPPEEILIVDNFSGDGTREWLTGEAKRYGLKTLFLPENTGGAGGFFHGLKWLSLNWQGDFIWLLDDDACPEAEALHKLLGAARQLPKALGFFPGVYTRQGQIEGYSWPKKHYRPGDFPPHPGYSLKETGEEPLGPVAVGTFVGLLLKFSAFKNIGFPRADFFICFDDIEYTWRLSRHGELYFVPSARIHHHYFRPVLRGPKVYYFFRNWTYLSVHIGARSRTRAFIFWWLYLLRHRNFSVKEWKLGLKGIRDGISGRLGKRL; encoded by the coding sequence ATGTCTAAGGTCGCGGCCCTGGTCGTTACCTACAACCGGTTACCTCTTTTGCGGGAAACGATAGAGGCCCTCAAGAATCAAACTTATCCCCCTGAAGAAATTTTGATCGTGGACAATTTTTCCGGAGATGGTACTCGGGAATGGCTAACGGGGGAAGCCAAACGCTATGGTTTGAAAACCCTGTTTCTTCCCGAAAATACCGGCGGAGCCGGAGGATTTTTTCATGGCCTGAAGTGGTTAAGCTTAAACTGGCAGGGAGACTTTATCTGGTTGCTTGACGATGACGCCTGTCCGGAGGCGGAGGCTCTGCATAAACTCCTTGGAGCAGCCCGGCAATTGCCGAAAGCACTGGGTTTTTTCCCGGGAGTTTACACCCGACAGGGCCAAATAGAAGGGTATTCCTGGCCCAAGAAACATTATCGTCCCGGCGATTTTCCCCCACACCCGGGCTACTCCCTGAAGGAGACAGGAGAGGAGCCGCTGGGACCGGTAGCCGTGGGAACCTTCGTGGGGCTGCTTCTCAAATTTTCAGCCTTTAAAAATATAGGTTTCCCCAGGGCGGATTTCTTTATTTGTTTCGATGATATCGAGTATACCTGGCGCCTGTCCCGCCATGGTGAGCTCTACTTTGTCCCTTCGGCCAGAATCCACCATCATTATTTTCGGCCGGTCCTGAGAGGCCCCAAAGTCTACTACTTTTTCAGAAACTGGACCTATTTGTCCGTCCACATAGGAGCCAGAAGCCGTACTAGAGCTTTTATCTTTTGGTGGCTATATCTCCTGCGACACAGGAACTTCTCGGTGAAGGAATGGAAATTGGGTCTTAAAGGAATAAGAGACGGAATTTCAGGACGTCTGGGCAAACGCTTATAA
- a CDS encoding glycosyltransferase family 2 protein gives MIIIVTWNKKDYVLNLLRSLRQQTYPQELLDILVVDNASTDGTVQAIKSAFPEVKLIENTENLGGTGGFNTGLRYAFSLPEDRYDYLWLLDNDVLVHREALAHLVEALETHRDLGACGSVMLQLDYPWRINEIGAFFDFTTGRLVLNYHLTEIPLWRGRTAESLLSEPPDLSRYIPGLPQIIEVDYVAAASLLVRNTVARKAGLWKDFFIHFDDVEWCLRIARLGYGVAVCTRSLIWHLSGIAKVPTWVLYYDNRNVLEVVREHGDHAHLRCVFRRIARKPLYYALIGKPELGDLIAEALRDFRKGRWGRRGISLPRSYRDPSRVEEVFRRQEIRRVLISPTVNLSATGLQRPLARVLRERGDLSVEVLIPRGDPPWFQLPRQRFVPYPARRAARLLWVLKRLKHYDLFVQSDYAPLMLLPFTARYTLCVNEYGFSLRPSPSLCDLFRHLPLALRSLVP, from the coding sequence TTGATCATCATTGTGACCTGGAACAAAAAAGATTATGTCCTGAACCTTTTACGCTCCCTACGTCAACAAACCTATCCCCAGGAGCTTCTGGACATACTGGTGGTGGACAACGCTTCTACCGATGGAACGGTACAGGCCATCAAAAGTGCTTTTCCCGAAGTAAAACTTATCGAAAACACTGAAAATTTGGGAGGAACCGGGGGATTCAATACCGGCCTTCGCTACGCCTTCTCTTTGCCTGAAGATCGGTACGACTATTTATGGTTGCTTGACAATGATGTTCTTGTTCATCGAGAGGCCCTCGCGCATTTGGTGGAGGCCCTGGAAACCCACCGGGATCTCGGAGCATGTGGTTCCGTAATGCTTCAGCTGGATTACCCCTGGCGCATAAACGAAATAGGAGCCTTCTTTGATTTTACTACCGGGCGGCTGGTGTTGAATTACCATCTAACGGAAATCCCCCTCTGGCGCGGACGGACCGCGGAAAGTCTTTTATCCGAGCCTCCGGATCTGAGCCGATATATCCCGGGCCTTCCTCAGATAATAGAGGTGGATTATGTGGCCGCGGCTTCGCTACTAGTAAGGAATACCGTGGCGCGTAAGGCCGGGTTATGGAAAGACTTTTTCATTCATTTTGACGATGTGGAATGGTGCCTCCGAATCGCTCGCCTCGGATACGGGGTGGCGGTCTGCACGCGTTCCCTCATCTGGCATCTTTCCGGCATAGCCAAAGTCCCTACCTGGGTACTTTACTACGACAATCGGAATGTACTCGAGGTGGTGCGGGAACACGGAGACCACGCGCATCTTCGGTGCGTTTTCAGAAGGATCGCACGCAAACCCCTTTATTACGCCCTTATAGGGAAACCGGAACTGGGCGATCTGATAGCGGAGGCCCTGAGAGACTTCCGGAAAGGCCGCTGGGGACGCAGGGGAATATCGCTTCCCCGGTCCTATCGGGATCCTTCCAGAGTGGAAGAGGTCTTCCGGCGTCAGGAGATCCGTCGGGTTCTGATATCGCCCACGGTGAATCTCTCGGCCACGGGCCTTCAGCGACCGCTCGCCCGCGTCCTTCGCGAACGGGGAGACCTTTCGGTGGAAGTATTAATCCCCCGCGGCGATCCTCCCTGGTTCCAGCTCCCCCGCCAAAGGTTTGTTCCCTACCCCGCTCGACGCGCGGCGCGCCTTTTATGGGTCCTGAAACGTCTTAAACATTATGATCTTTTCGTGCAATCCGACTACGCCCCTCTCATGCTTCTTCCCTTCACCGCCCGCTACACCCTCTGCGTGAACGAGTACGGTTTCAGCCTGCGACCGAGCCCATCCCTTTGCGATCTCTTTCGCCATCTCCCTTTAGCCCTGCGAAGCCTCGTGCCCTGA
- a CDS encoding LamG-like jellyroll fold domain-containing protein: protein MGRKVLFLTLLLFLIVAQKIAFAIPNNGLVLHITFDNCTVRDESNHVASFDIHGSPQCVEGIKGNAFYFDGDDWIGADAFFPVVEGTIIVFVKIDALPPSDQIWTILSSKTNFSSAIWIGNSSSPFLRIGYPEIELSSALLNRWLMLAIVYRNGNTDSGERLAYLNGQLVAQQTGRINGYTIPWYGNSTASNLNIGMDFWHNRFLKNATVDEIIFYNRALTQEEIRAIYREILSNSTVISYWDFSASDPSIINDWIFSDVSSTDVDPACTGFTRYSEGFLDGDYFVIHSHSRYSRAEWNYNFSTPVQPSVIEVGYDWDAQIASCGFTRISFLNSNGEEVLGWKWGYDAWGPYSSNWVYILGVPHQVPFNVSYGRGVIRWRINNGSVEFYHDDQLLYSESVNGSFQISKILIKSGNTCCDGRNDFYTKIDYIYVEKQSQPEVIQINQPPAVISFTANPLNGEAPLTVNFSCTASDPDGYIAEYRIDYGDGSFDRNQTGSFTHTYQQAGNYTATCTAVDNDNLEDSNTLSVSVSTHQISPPRLLAYYSFDNCDAHDDSGNGYDGVVYGTLECVPGVKGYAFRFSDGNYIDLPDFFQGYSYVSVCAWIKKEDTNYAREPIIDAWKDSETFHISWKNTSGWCGDSHIYSKGFTFGVHPGHPGDEYDPEKHICSNNSTVIGRWTFVCGTFDGQTLKLYENARLVSEYSYPDNQRFLDYSDAEGWNRRGPDIRIGIDRHNNANFNGYLDEVRIYNYALSSEEIQRLYEEGQSQINQPPEIVDFTADPTSGEAPLEVNFRCEATDPDGYIAEYRIDYGDGNFDENSGGVFTHTYREPGSYVARCIAFDDSGAQTSYTVDLLIEALPTSQAECNSTNLEACITQSDCDAAGGYWYNGTCHSAPQNGTVCNIFDVSGCNQEECEALGFWWYDGGCHFNPSTGAELPDNEAECEAQGYYWNNLRGGYCAEAFEGQSLNDFHGPVGDLTYSGEVDLVHPMTVPEEDRGRHVDAVYWLAEVNGQYFFVVKHCQLFFCSYELVPYYGGEIEDLNLGGMELGESLDLSEILSEVKVGGRSFDFNRLPLYGFRGDITVYVGYATGDERRFVLTSYVLHIR, encoded by the coding sequence TTTTTAACCCTGCTTCTATTTTTAATAGTTGCTCAAAAAATTGCTTTTGCCATTCCTAATAATGGATTGGTATTACATATTACCTTTGATAATTGTACTGTTAGAGATGAGAGTAATCATGTGGCAAGTTTTGATATTCATGGCTCTCCTCAATGTGTGGAAGGCATCAAAGGAAATGCTTTTTATTTTGATGGAGATGACTGGATTGGTGCCGATGCTTTTTTCCCTGTTGTCGAGGGCACAATTATTGTTTTTGTGAAAATAGATGCTCTGCCACCTTCCGATCAAATATGGACGATTTTGTCCTCAAAAACTAACTTTAGTAGTGCCATCTGGATAGGAAACTCATCTTCTCCATTTCTCAGGATAGGCTATCCGGAAATCGAATTAAGTTCCGCTCTTTTAAACCGCTGGTTAATGCTGGCTATTGTTTATAGGAATGGCAATACGGACAGTGGAGAGCGTCTTGCTTATCTGAATGGTCAACTTGTTGCGCAACAAACAGGCCGTATTAATGGATATACGATTCCCTGGTATGGTAATAGTACTGCTTCTAATCTTAATATAGGAATGGATTTTTGGCACAATCGCTTTTTAAAGAATGCAACGGTAGATGAAATTATTTTTTATAATCGTGCTTTAACTCAGGAGGAAATAAGAGCCATTTATCGGGAAATTTTGTCTAACAGTACTGTTATTAGCTATTGGGATTTTTCGGCTTCCGATCCTTCAATTATTAATGACTGGATTTTCTCCGATGTTTCCAGTACAGATGTTGATCCGGCCTGTACCGGATTTACAAGATATTCCGAGGGTTTTCTGGATGGTGATTATTTTGTCATTCATTCTCATTCTAGATATTCACGCGCAGAATGGAATTACAATTTTTCTACTCCTGTCCAACCCTCGGTAATCGAAGTCGGTTATGATTGGGATGCTCAAATTGCCAGCTGTGGTTTTACCCGAATATCTTTTCTAAATTCTAATGGTGAAGAGGTTTTAGGATGGAAATGGGGATACGATGCCTGGGGGCCATATTCTTCTAATTGGGTTTATATTTTAGGCGTGCCTCACCAGGTGCCTTTTAATGTGTCATATGGAAGAGGAGTGATTAGATGGAGAATTAACAATGGATCCGTAGAGTTTTATCATGATGATCAATTGCTCTATAGCGAAAGTGTAAACGGGAGCTTTCAAATTTCTAAAATTTTAATAAAATCCGGGAATACATGTTGTGATGGTCGAAACGACTTTTATACCAAAATAGATTACATCTATGTGGAAAAACAGTCACAGCCGGAAGTTATACAGATTAACCAGCCTCCGGCGGTTATCAGTTTTACTGCCAATCCTTTAAACGGAGAGGCTCCGCTTACGGTGAACTTTTCCTGCACCGCCTCCGATCCAGACGGTTACATCGCAGAATACCGGATCGATTACGGAGACGGATCCTTCGACAGAAATCAAACTGGTAGTTTTACGCATACCTATCAGCAGGCCGGCAATTATACCGCAACCTGCACCGCGGTAGATAACGATAATTTAGAAGACTCGAATACGCTTTCTGTATCTGTTAGCACACATCAGATCTCGCCACCGAGGTTACTGGCTTACTATAGCTTTGATAACTGTGATGCTCACGATGATAGTGGTAACGGATATGATGGTGTAGTGTATGGTACTTTAGAATGTGTTCCCGGAGTTAAAGGATATGCCTTTCGTTTCAGTGACGGCAATTATATAGATTTGCCAGATTTCTTCCAGGGATATTCTTATGTGTCAGTATGTGCTTGGATAAAAAAAGAAGACACTAATTATGCACGTGAACCTATAATTGATGCCTGGAAAGATTCTGAAACCTTCCATATTTCCTGGAAAAATACTTCTGGTTGGTGTGGAGATTCCCATATTTATTCTAAGGGTTTTACTTTTGGTGTTCATCCTGGACATCCGGGTGATGAATATGATCCGGAGAAACACATATGTTCTAACAATAGCACAGTTATAGGACGATGGACTTTTGTTTGTGGCACTTTTGATGGTCAGACATTGAAACTTTATGAAAATGCTCGTCTTGTGTCTGAGTATTCGTATCCGGATAATCAACGATTTTTAGATTATTCCGATGCTGAGGGCTGGAATCGCAGAGGACCGGATATTCGTATCGGAATAGATAGGCATAATAACGCAAATTTTAATGGATACTTAGATGAGGTAAGAATTTATAACTATGCTTTGTCTTCAGAAGAGATACAGCGTCTCTACGAAGAAGGACAATCTCAAATCAATCAGCCGCCGGAGATTGTGGATTTCACCGCTGATCCCACAAGTGGTGAGGCTCCCCTCGAGGTGAACTTCCGCTGTGAGGCCACGGATCCCGACGGCTACATTGCGGAATACCGTATCGACTACGGAGACGGGAATTTTGACGAGAATTCGGGCGGGGTTTTCACTCACACTTATAGGGAACCGGGCTCTTATGTAGCCAGATGCATAGCATTTGATGATAGCGGAGCTCAGACTTCATATACGGTCGATTTATTAATAGAGGCATTGCCTACGAGCCAGGCGGAATGTAACTCCACTAATTTAGAAGCCTGCATCACGCAGAGCGATTGCGATGCCGCGGGAGGGTATTGGTATAACGGAACCTGTCATTCCGCCCCGCAAAACGGGACCGTTTGTAACATCTTCGATGTTTCCGGATGCAATCAGGAAGAATGCGAAGCCCTGGGGTTCTGGTGGTATGATGGGGGTTGCCATTTCAATCCCTCCACCGGAGCAGAGCTTCCTGACAACGAGGCCGAATGTGAGGCTCAGGGATACTACTGGAATAACTTAAGGGGCGGTTATTGCGCGGAAGCCTTTGAGGGACAGAGTCTGAATGATTTTCACGGTCCGGTTGGCGATCTTACTTATTCCGGAGAGGTGGATCTGGTCCACCCCATGACGGTGCCGGAAGAAGATAGGGGAAGACATGTAGATGCGGTTTACTGGCTGGCGGAAGTAAACGGTCAGTATTTCTTTGTGGTTAAACATTGTCAATTGTTCTTCTGTAGTTACGAATTGGTGCCTTATTATGGAGGTGAAATTGAAGATCTGAATCTGGGAGGGATGGAGCTGGGAGAAAGCTTGGATCTTTCTGAAATACTGAGTGAAGTCAAAGTGGGTGGGAGATCTTTTGATTTTAATCGTCTACCTCTTTACGGATTCAGAGGTGATATAACCGTTTATGTGGGATACGCCACGGGAGATGAAAGGCGGTTTGTACTCACCAGTTATGTGCTTCATATACGGTAA